Proteins encoded together in one Phyllostomus discolor isolate MPI-MPIP mPhyDis1 chromosome 6, mPhyDis1.pri.v3, whole genome shotgun sequence window:
- the LOC114499107 gene encoding olfactory receptor 1444 codes for MENTTEVTEFILLGLTDDPSLQVPLLLVFLFIYLITLIGNGGMMVIIHADSHLHTPMYFFLSNLSFVDLGYSSAVAPKTVAALQSGNKVISYNGCAAQLFFFVGFATVECYLLASMAYDRHAAICRPLHYTSTMTTGVCTLLTTGSYICGFLNASIHSADTFRLSFCGSNEIDHFFCDIPPLLALSCSNAHISKLVVFCVVGFNVFFTLLVILISYLFIYITIQRMRSAEGRKKAFSTCASHLTAVSIFYGSIIFMYLQPGSNKSMDKIASVFYTVVIPMLNPLIYSLRNKEVKNAVWKILNKLYSQSSGERRK; via the coding sequence ATGGAGAACACCACCGAGGTGACAGAGTTCATTCTCTTGGGATTAACGGATGACCCCAGTCTGCAGGTTCCCCTCCTCCTGGTATTTTTGTTCATCTACCTCATCACTCTGATCGGGAATGGGGGGATGATGGTGATCATCCATGCAGACTCCCACCTCCACACTCcaatgtacttcttcctcagtaACCTGTCCTTTGTGGACCTGGGGTACTCATCAGCCGTAGCCCCTAAGACGGTGGCTGCACTGCAGTCAGGGAACAAAGTCATCTCCTACAATGGCTGTGCTGCTCAGCTATTTTTCTTTGTGGGTTTTGCCACTGTCGAGTGCTACCTCCTGGCCTCCATGGCTTACGACCGCCATGCAGCGATCTGCAGGCCTCTTCATTATACCAGCACCATGACGACAGGTGTGTGCACCCTCCTGACGACTGGCTCCTACATCTGTGGCTTTCTGAACGCGTCCATCCACTCTGCAGATACCTTTAGACTTTCCTTCTGTGGTTCTAATGAGATTGATCATTTTTTCTGTGACATCCCCCCACTCCTGGCTCTCTCATGCTCCAATGCACACATCAGCAAGTTGGTTGTCTTCTGTGTTGTTGGCTTCAATGTCTTTTTCACCCTCCTGGTCATCCTCATCTCTTACCTCTTCATATACATCACCATTCAAAGGATGCGTTCTGCTGAAGGACGGAAGAAAGCCTTTTCCACCTGTGCGTCCCATCTCACAGCAGTGTCCATCTTCTACGGCTCGATCATCTTCATGTACTTACAGCCTGGCTCCAACAAGTCTATGGACAAAATAGCATCTGTGTTCTACACTGTGGTGATTCCCATGCTGAACCCCTTGATCTACAGCCTTAGgaacaaagaagtgaaaaatgcTGTCTGGAAAATACTCAACAAACTTTATTCCCAGTCTTCGGGTGAGAGAAGGAAGTAG